Genomic DNA from Schistocerca americana isolate TAMUIC-IGC-003095 chromosome 6, iqSchAmer2.1, whole genome shotgun sequence:
gcctgatggtcgatagctatatgcaggatgcagaagtgatgattttgtatggtgcaggatgcgAATTGTGTTTACTGCATCATTGTGGTATGGTGGTACAATCTTTTGTGGTGATATCTTGGTTGTAGATCggtttcacgccgaaaaattcaagctttcctcgacagtagcagagctgTGTGATTGGGGAAGTGTCTTTGATGGTAGTTTCCGTATTTTGTAATTTGTAGACCACTTCTGCAggctttaactgtcagtgcaatatgatttCTATATGTTTTTCTATCTATACAAAAGAGTTTGCCGCTGAAATTCTCATAATTTGTCCGTCTGCAGAATGTGGTGGACAGTGCACCAGCAATTTGGTGGGTGAATTCAGAAAGAGCCAATCAGAATTCTCCATTCACAAGAAGTTCCAAGACATCAGAGAGtcacaagatatcctttgtgcAAAGCATAGGAGTTTCTACAGACTGATTCGGACAAGACGGGGGCAAAGTATCCATGGAAAGTTCTATGACGTCTGAGAGTTacatgatgtcttctttgttcgaacattcagagacaagtccaagcaGACAATTCTCCTCTGGTTTGGACACGTGAGATGCTGTCCCCCATgtgccattgtggctttagagcatctcgaGACCAGCAGTTGCAGGACATCGAAAACTGACcgaaaattacagccatttttttgtctgtaagtcagtgcttcgaattctgtttttttttccatgGTCTGTTGTGGGATTCGAAATGTGTCCTGAAGTTATgtcattgttctgattttcccgcctGTGTTTAGACACTAGCGTGCTTCGAAaattgaggaaaataaaaaaaattagagcttTAACGTCCCTGTCTGCAGCAGCAAAGCCCACTTAGTGTTTCAGAAAAGTGATAAAGACCACAGCAGCTGTGacactcagaaatttttctctctctcgcAGTGCCtccaaacaagcagctaaaactcgaaaattGTCGAGCATCCTGTTTAAAGTTACAGAGGTATTTATTTCGGCTTCCAAATATTGTCGTTTTGGCGCGTAAAACTGGATATTCCAGCTTATATCGGTTTTGGGATCTATTTCTCACAAAAGTGCGGTAAGAGTTTCAGGCAGGAAAGCAAGAAGGATTCACAAGTGTGCTGCGATCTTGTTTTGGAGTCTGTGTTCcaagtgtggcggtatacatcgcaaaattgaagcaaactgctGTGCAGCGgtctttttgaaagtgtatttagcgacatattcaattggatttaataaCTTCTGAAGCAGCTTGTGCTCGAAGACAAGGGAAGGCTGTGGAATTTCCCACAATAGCACGCGAAGTGTTTCAGGGAGTAACACTGGAAGGTTTGACAAATGTGCCACGAactttttagagtccatgttcaagtaggggggggggggggaggggggaaggtggaATTCCTCGGAATAAACGTGTAATTACATCGCAAATTCTTAAATAttcttgtgtcatctgcatagctctctctctctctctttgtgcagtaaTACATTTAGTCCCCGTGAAATCTTCAAGATAAGTATGTGACAATACTCCccacccctgtagctgagtggtcagcacgatagaatgtcaatcctaagggcctgggttctattcccaactgggtcggaaattttctccgctcagggactgggttgtcctaatcatcatcatttcatccctatcgacgagcaagtcaccgaagtggcgtcaaatcgaaagacttgcacccggcgaacggtctacccaatgggaggtcctagccacacgacacttACACTTATTTAATACTCCGCGCACTGCTTAAACATCAGGTGTAATAACTCCTCAGGCAGCTCGTGTTCAACGGCAAGGGGTATCCGTGCGCCACGGGTGAGATGGAAGGCTGTGGGTATTTGCAGCGCAACAGGAACTGCTTAGTTGTGGCTGCCCTGCGGCTGCCACATGCTGGTGCCATGAGCTTGGTGCATGGCTTCTTCCAGTGGCCACGACTCTGCAAGGAGGGCATGCGAGAACGCTTTCCAGGTACATATTGCGGGATCTGGATCAGTGTAGGTACGTGGTTCCTTTCACTATCGAAAATAACTACTGCAATTTTTCAATGTTGTCTAATTTTTTAAAAACACCAGTGCCAATTTCGAGGTGTATTGCAATTTCTGAGATAAGAAAACAATATCCttaaataaattgtttaaacaatgccttGTGCACGCTATATTAACCTGCTGTCTTGAGATCCTCctagtccagcagctagacacagacagAACGAATTTCCCGCCACTTTTTCCCCTGGGTCGCCACCTTGGATTATGTCATGAGAGGCGAGGATCAAAAGTGCCCTCTGGTAGTGGCATTGTGAACTATGTCAGTTGGCCTCTGGCCTCAagatgaacacactggatggagctactgtctagtgcTCAATTAATGGCaactcagattgtttaaataaacactacaCCGAACTGCATACaaaaaagacttacatccatcttaTCCAGCTGCCCACCACagattgagtctttttcccaccaacttCCATTTGGGGGAGTTGAGGAGATGGAAGGATAGTGGGGGAGGGGTGGAGTTAGATTAGTAAAGGTTGCCAAATTGACCTATTTCCCCGCCAAAGTTTGAATTTTCAACCATGGCATCAGTGCGACATTGCAACATCTATGTCCGCCATCCTGAATTTCATAACTTTCATCAAAGTACTCCATAGACAGCCAATCTTCAGTTTCATCCGTCTCCTATCCCTACAACTTAACAAACGTCATCCTGCTATCTTTGTCCCTCTCTCtagcttgaaaatacttgtgactgaGTGTGATATTCAGGTCTCCTTTTCAACCTACAGACATATGTGCTTTTGTGCTTTCAGTCAGTTACTTCCACCTCACAGCTTTCTTACTTAGGCATCGCCCTTCTTTTCTCATGATCAACAGTACCcatccaggaggaggaggaggaggatattagtgtttaacgtcccgtcgacaacgaggtcattagagacggcccATCTAGGATCTTCCGTACAACCACAGAAGTGCCCGAAGGATCAATCATGCCCTCTATCCTATATTTCCTTTACACAACTGATGTAATCATCCGCCTCCACTAACCATCTACTCAAGTATGCCAACAATGCTGGTTTCCTGCTTCCACCCAACATCCCGTGCTTCTCAATGGTCCTTCCAGAACCAAATCAATAAATCTACTTTTTCATGTAACTATTGTGTAACTTACATttttgaaaagagagaaaaaatgttCCATTAATTTCGAATGAAAAAGTTTGACTAAAGAAAATCTCTTTTACGTTCATTAAAACCCACGGTCAAAATTTCTCAAGGTGCTATGACCACAAATATCATGTATAGTCCAATGTGAAGACATCTGTCTTACTCATGATGGATAAGAAAAATGATCTATCTTTAATGTTACAtgataataaaatttaatataatattcaaacaatttttttttctctgtgaggtttgatgctcaggtatagctgcccacgtgcaatggcagtgtacacaattaaaataattcctttcaataaaactgtacctctggcctaaaattaaatgaaaattattttgagatGCTGTTTTACATTTACTGGGATTAAATACTTTCAATACTTTCAGAATGAAATAGCtatgaagaaatttttatcaattttaacAGCAATGGTATCATTTCACCATAGCAATTAAAAATGGCCAGGTTAAcatttaattcaaaaaatggttcaaatggctctgagcactatgggactcaacatcttaggtcataagtcccctagaacttagaactacttaaacctaactaacctaaggacatcacacacacccatgcccgaggcaggattagaacctgcgaccgtagcagtcccgtggttccggactgcagcgccagaaccgctagaccaccgcggccggctaacatttaattgttacataattaattaaataaagggggCAAGGAAGGTAGTTTCTTGCTACTAACAAAAACACATACTGCATTAAATACTGACATCTGCATTTAGCAGAAATTCTAAATACACTACATATAGTAGAAATAATTCTTTAGAGACCATAATCTAAATGCGACATCAGAACCAACCAGGCACcgaaaacaaagaagaagaagacaagagaAGACAATGAAATCTTCTCTTGTATACTACGATACACAGGTAATAGTAATTACAATTCTCTGAGCACGTATAACAGCTCCATTGTAGTAACATATTGATAAAgtgatttaaatttctttttttccagatgCTATATAACCTCTGGTGCCTCAAAATCAATACTGTGAAAATACAGCCAATAATCATGGTCTATgcttcctatcactccatccatTTACGCCTACCTCATCATCTGTAACAATCCCATCCATCTTACTAACACATATAAATATCTTGAACTAAGTCTTGGTAATGAGCTAACATGTCTTCATCATCTATTATTCACCCAACGAAAAGCTCACAGTTGATTAAATCACTAAAACTACTGATAGGCCATTCATGGGGATTACACTTTTCTATAATCCTCCACATTTACAAAAGCCTTCTTTGACTCACCTCACATTTCGCAATATGGCCTCGATCTCTGAACACActaaattttattactttttacatgttttagaaaatcagtcaCTCTGGTTTGCCTTTACATCCAATTTCCCTCTCATGCATGCATTCCCCACCATCTGTCAAAATTCCCACCTCTCCCAAAATTTgtaaaacctttttgtaaatcttatACATCCTGTAACCTTAAGACCTCATTGTTCTCCATTTCCTCTGGGTTGCCATCACACCTACAGCAAcatgtcctaccacttcttcacCCTCCTCCCTCCACCCCACATATCCTAACCAAAGGAACTTCAGCAAGCTTCCTCATTCTGAACTACATATTCTACAAGTTATTGCCATAGTTCCTATGACCTTTGCTTAGATCAACTCTCTGATACCTCTCCCTGCCTACTGACCCATCCAGCCTCCATCCCATTTATGAGCCTAACAGCATCTCCCCCACTCCCAGACAAAGTGACCTATCTTTATAATCCTGTCCTTCCAGCCACCCTTCTTGCCCACATAGCATTTACTGGGAATTGACTTCAAGGGAATTGTCAGaagcatcttcatcatcatcatcactttagCTCTGGCCACACCATTGTTGTCTCTGTTTTATAGAAAATTATCAAAGTAAATATTATTTAGtgtattttaatcattttaaatgtaaaaaaactaTTTGTGCATATCTTAACATCATTCGGCTAAACAGGAGCAACACAGCTGCCGCCAGCCTGCCCCTCCATGTGAGAGAACAAAACTGTACATTAACAGTGTCAATTAGTGAGTGTGAAAGCATCATGAAGATGCTTAGCCAACTTCAggagcagatgttacaagagaagtatttgcatcatggtgtggtttacATTTAAAGATCTAAGAGTGGGTGTTGCTAgaggagtcaaccaatatattgagtcctcctacgtatatttcacaaataggccatgaagataaaattagagtccAACCAGGGGCTTACCAGCAGTCATTCTTTCTATTTAACTGTTTACAACTGGAACAGGGAAAAGAAgatgtgacagtggtacacaatgtACCCTTTGCCACATACCataagatggcttgcagagtatagatgtagatgcagatgttgaaaGACAAAATAGAGATCAAACCTGTAATAATCACTGCCTCAGACACAGCAGACTCTTACTTGTAGTGGTAATAAACTCGTATGTTATGCACAACCAGTAAATGTTCAGTGTAAAACTAATTTGATGGTATCTGatgcaaaatgaaatgaaaacttaaGCAGATGTTTCCTCTGTGAGGAAGTAAAACAAAGTTCTAATTACTGAAAAAGTATCACATCTGAATGAAGACTTATTACCTTTCATGGCCATGACATAAACTGTATACGTACAGGTGACTATACTTGGAACTAGTCAATATATTTCTCAGTTATATTGAAACTGGTTTATTTTTATAGTATAACAGCTATAGTAGCCTTCCTTAGTAACCTAAGATGGTGAACTGAATGGTACATTAAATTGCAAGTCCTATTTTCTATCTTAAAAATGATGATTTTTATTAGTCATTGTATATCTTGAGCCAGAGGTTCATTTACAAAGCTTCCAATGATCGCTGAAGAATCTTGCTTACAATTTCAGTACAATGGTAATGAGCTTTTATGAAAGAGTATTATAATTTTAATAGAAGTgcacaaaaatgacatttttcattctTACCATGCGCCCTTGTACACTGCCACTTCTTTGTACATGAAATTACAAGGCATTTTATTTATCTTGTCTTTTGCTCTCCAGGTATACCATTTTGTATAAACTGTCTTCAGAAATCGCAATACAACTGTTACTAAACCACTGAGGAACACATACTGTACAGGGGCGTGTGGAGACCTACCATGCCACAGAACAATTTCAATGATTTCACAGCTAGATAATCGTATTGAATGACCTGCAAGTGGGCCTGCTAACATAGTGACTTGGAACAAGACAATCAGTGAAGTACATGGAAAGTGACAACATGTAACAGtgcctcagtttcaaataaagttagCGAAAACTGTGTAATATTATCGTTACTATGGGTCAGAGGGCGACAATCATTGTCTCGGCACATCTCATACCAACGACAGTGTGAATTTTTATCCCACGTGACATGGTGCAGCGTACGTAGAATATTCTTTTGGACAGGAATTAACAGAACTTAGTGGTGATATTTTGTGGGAtacagataataataatattatctaGATACATTGAAGGTCGCCACAAAAATTAAATGCAATTtgttttgcaatacaaaaatttaatGCAAAACAAGATATTTATATTCTCCAATATATGAACTATAATAATTTTATCAGAACAATAAAGCCAGTTTCATACAGAAATAAGTTGTGTGCGTCGCCCTTCCAAAGTTATCCCTTAGTGTCAATTTATTTTACGAAATACAGACTGTACGTCAAAAAGCCATTATATTCATAAGACCTATATTAATTTCTATTTCAGATGAGTTGAAGTGTTGGTTTTATCTACGTTAAATTCTCTATAATGTAATTTGTGAACACTTTTTTCGTCTTGCAACTTTTTAATTTATCTACAAAATATACGCAATTTCTTACAGTTGTTGAATTTCTAGAACATTTACGGTAACGAAATGAAATATAAGTTTACAAAAGACATGTAGGTAATGTTTTTTATATGCACGCAGTCATTTTAGGTAGTTTGAAATCACGACTTTTACCCTCGACTATGGAAGATTTAGAAGGCTGTGGTTGGCAGCGCTGGGCATGAAGAGGCCGGTTTAACGATCAAGCTGGCGCTGTGCTGGTTATGTGGGAGACCTTGGGTAAGATGGCGATCGGAGTTCGGTGAGAACGGCAGACATATTTGCTGCTCTTGCGTTTAGTGAGTTTCGCTGTCGTTTATtggtaaatttcattgttaaaaatttgagaaactgtttcttttaactgtttacAAATGTCTGGAGGCGTTGCAGTTGCAGAATCTATTGCAGAAGCTTGTTTGAAAATTGAACCGAGTGACGTTGCGCGTCGTATTGAGAACCTCCCAGATATGCAGTCGACAGACGCGCAAGTGGATGGCGGGTCAAAGGAAGAAGACACCGCTAATACAAACGGTGAAGGTACTGCATTCAGAAAGCGAAAGAAGACTCGAAGAGGAAAGCCGAAGAGACGCAGGTTGAAACCATATTCACGTCTTTGGCAAGATGATAAACAGCGTTCGACAAATAACAGACGATCTAAAGTATATGCGTATGGACAGCCAGAAGCGCCGTTTAACACGACACAGTTTTTGATGGCGGATCACGATCTTCAGGGATTGGATGACCATCTTCGAAATGTCCCGGTTGTACAACGACCACCAAGAGCGCGAGATTCGAGTTTTAGCGTGGATTCGGAGGATGATTATTTTTATTCCTCGCCGGAAGACGAAGGCGAATTTCTTAGTAAAGAATTCACAAATACTTATGAAGATCTCCACGCAGAAAGGATAAGTGCTATGTCGAAAAATCAACTAATTCAAGAATGTCTGATGCTGGAGGAGAAGGTTGAAATGTTGGAGACAAGAGTGAAATCTCTTGAAGGCAGCCGGGTTACGGATCAGGTGAGCGCCGACAGTGTATCGGAAGAACGAGTGGCGGATGCAGCGGAACTTGAAAGGTTACAACTCGAGAACGAACAGTTGCGGAGAGAGAACGATCATCTTAGAAGGGAAAACGATCATCTTCGTTCTTATATGAAAAGAAATTCTTCGACTGTTTCGTCTGTGGATTCAGAAAGTGATAGTTCATCGTCTTCGTGCTCAACAGGCAGTGATTCTTCGGAAAGTGAACATGAGATGGAAGACTGTGAAGAGACTGATGCAGTGAGATTCGAAAATGAAGAAATCGATGCCACTGACCGCGAAAATCCGGA
This window encodes:
- the LOC124619786 gene encoding protein HEXIM1 gives rise to the protein MSGGVAVAESIAEACLKIEPSDVARRIENLPDMQSTDAQVDGGSKEEDTANTNGEGTAFRKRKKTRRGKPKRRRLKPYSRLWQDDKQRSTNNRRSKVYAYGQPEAPFNTTQFLMADHDLQGLDDHLRNVPVVQRPPRARDSSFSVDSEDDYFYSSPEDEGEFLSKEFTNTYEDLHAERISAMSKNQLIQECLMLEEKVEMLETRVKSLEGSRVTDQVSADSVSEERVADAAELERLQLENEQLRRENDHLRRENDHLRSYMKRNSSTVSSVDSESDSSSSSCSTGSDSSESEHEMEDCEETDAVRFENEEIDATDRENPENVQFDRSTADVPISPAHEGTADMREEIDSEEHKNSDQIQRNGSSLTEVFAAEPEPETAVPQGSSSARLESSEMDSEESK